A single Bufo bufo chromosome 6, aBufBuf1.1, whole genome shotgun sequence DNA region contains:
- the PWWP2B gene encoding PWWP domain-containing protein 2B — MEAEDGQELRVGSLVPVLLEQVVNDTLVVTLSCGDRSYTGVLLDCSKKSGLFCVPPASVPKNDDPPCNSSCNSILGDANFLHPLSETPKQDTGLPVTSNTDQVPPLLPPPGTAPSYPPYFEGAPFPPPLWLRHSYNQWVAQPPPRNMKRTKRRMSRNRDPGRLIMSTIRLRPRQVLCEKCKNTLNSEETPKDKQNLRSSRRLQGEDKEPHKVESDPEEKKMEKERREENSASRDLVHKSPTKDLVHRSPVIKISYSTPQGKGEVVKIPSRVHGSVEPFCPNKTQENGSGDHDMSKDVDSCQTPKRLMDRSTNSQMASIPKLKLIKPLHSNVDVPPPKIRLKPQRISDGQSVSIYKSELIDEINVLQNSRESGTDSSAFYMDDAAERSYHDVSLGSSGEDDDFKGFPHNQEEHNLNLLGNYRKRKADSSSASLCSNDSLEESKSSSFLELNRMDFCDMPGDDISVSSSKDEQKTVPPLTVRLHSKSVSNCITVEGKTISVGDIVWGKVHGFPWWPARILSINVNQKENGDPSWQEATVSWFGSPTTSSLSVSKLSSFAEFFKLRFNRKKKGVYRKAITEAAKATSHLTPEIRELLMQCET; from the exons ATGGAGGCCGAGGACGGGCAGGAGCTGCGGGTCGGCTCCCTGGTACCGGTCCTGCTGGAGCAGGTGGTGAATGACACCCTGGTGGTGACTCTGAGCTGCGGGGACAGGAGCTATACCGGCGTCCTGCTGGACTGCAGCAAGAA GTCCGGATTGTTCTGTGTGCCACCAGCTTCCGTTCCAAAAAATGACGACCCACCGTGCAATAGTTCGTGTAACAGTATTCTCGGAGATGCCAATTTTTTGCACCCTTTATCTGAAACGCCTAAGCAAGACACTGGTCTCCCTGTAACAAGTAACACTGATCAAGTTCCTCCACTCCTTCCACCTCCTGGGACTGCGCCATCTTATCCTCCTTACTTTGAAGGTGCTCCTTTTCCCCCTCCGCTATGGTTGAGACACTCATACAATCAGTGGGTAGCTCAGCCTCCACCTCGCAACATGAAAAGGACAAAAAGACGGATGTCGAGGAACAGGGACCCCGGGCGGCTCATAATGAGTACGATAAGGCTACGGCCTAGGCAGGTCCTTTGTGAGAAATGCAAAAACACATTAAATTCAGAGGAGACTCCTAAGGATAAACAGAACCTAAGAAGTAGTAGGAGGCTTCAAGGCGAGGATAAGGAGCCTCATAAGGTGGAGTCGGATCCTGAAGAGAAGAaaatggagaaggagaggagggaggagaacAGTGCCTCTAGAGACTTGGTCCATAAGAGCCCCACTAAAGACTTGGTGCACAGAAGTCCAGTCATTAAAATCTCCTATAGTACACCACAAGGTAAAGGGGAAGTGGTGAAGATTCCTTCCCGTGTACATGGTTCTGTTGAACCTTTTTGTCCAAATAAAACTCAAGAAAATGGAAGTGGGGACCATGACATGTCGAAGGATGTAGACAGCTGTCAAACTCCTAAACGTCTGATGGACAGATCAACGAACAGTCAGATGGCTTCCATTCCAAAGTTAAAGTTAATTAAGCCATTGCATTCCAACGTAGATGTTCCACCGCCCAAAATTAGACTAAAGCCCCAAAGGATTAGTGACGGACAAAGCGTTTCAATCTATAAATCCGAGCTAATCGATGAGATAAATGTGCTTCAGAACAGCAGGGAATCTGGAACGGATTCTTCTGCTTTTTATATGGATGATGCAGCAGAAAGAAGCTATCATGATGTCTCCTTGGGAAGCTCGGGAGAAGATGATGACTTTAAAGGATTTCCACACAACCAGGAAGAACATAACTTAAATCTGCTTGGCAACTACCGCAAAAGAAAAGCTGATTCTTCGAGTGCATCCTTGTGTAGTAACGACAGTTTGGAGGAGTCGAAATCTTCTTCTTTCCTGGAGTTAAACAGGATGGATTTTTGTGATATGCCAGGCGACGATATTTCTGTGTCCTCTTCCAAAGATGAGCAAAAGACTGTGCCACCGCTAACGGTTAGACTGCATTCTAAAAGTGTGTCCAATTGTATCACTGTCGAAGGAAAGACTATTTCAGTAGGCGATATCGTGTGGGGGAAAGTTCACGGCTTTCCATGGTGGCCTGCACGTATTCTAAGTATTAATGTGAACCAAAAGGAAAACGGTGATCCTTCTTGGCAAGAGGCTACGGTCTCATGGTTTGGTTCTCCTACGACCTCTAGTTTATCGGTTTCAAAACTCTCTTCTTTCGCGGAATTTTTCAAACTGAGGTTCAACCGGAAGAAGAAAGGAGTCTACCGTAAAGCTATTACAGAAGCGGCCAAGGCTACTAGTCACCTGACGCCAGAAATTAGGGAACTCTTAATGCAGTGCGAAACGTAA